ACAAATCTGGCATGCGGCTCTACAAATTCACTTGGCCTAACATGTACTTTCGGTACTCCTATCATGTAAAATGTATATATTACTGCTTATTCTGATATAGGAGGGTTTAACATACATGCCCGTACGTCAAGAATCCACGCAAATTATGAACGCTGTCCGCACTAATCTGGAATCCTGTATTCTCGGTAAAAGCTTTGAAATAGAACTGCTGCTGACGGCTCTGTTAGCAGGCGGACATGTCCTGATTGAGGATGTTCCGGGGACTGGCAAAACCCAGCTGATCCGCGCGCTCTCCCGCTCGATGTCCGGTGAATACCGGCGCATCCAGTGTAACCCGGATATTCTTCCGAGTGATATTACCGGCGTATCCGTCTATCATCCGCGTGATGAGATGTTCCACTTCCGTCCGGGGCCGGTGATGACCAATATTCTGCTGGCCGATGAGATCAACCGGGCGACCACCAAGACCCAGTCCGCGCTCCTTGAGGTAATGGAAGAACGCAATGTTACGGTCGATGGAGAGACCTATCCCCTTCCGCATCCGTTCATGCTCTGCGCGACCCAGAATCCGATAGATTTCGAGGGAACCTATACCCTTCCCGAAGCGCAGTTGGACCGCTTCATGCTGCGGATCAGCCTGGGCTACCCGGATGCCGATACCGAGAAGAACCTGCTGCTAACCCATCAGCAGGGCCAGCCGGTGGACAGGCTGTCTCCTGTAACCAGCATGGAGACGATTGCTGCCATTCAGGAGGAGATTCGCGATGTGTTCATCAGCGAACCGGTGCTGAACTACCTGCTGGATGTGGTCCGCCAGACGCGGGTGCATCCGCTGGTGCTGCTGGGCGCAAGCCCCCGGGCATCGTTATCATTCATGATGGCCTGCAAGGCCTACGCTTTTCTACAGGAACGGGATTATGTGCTGCCTGATGATGTGAAGACCCTGACCCCGTATGCGCTGGGACACCGTATTCTGCTGCGGCCGGAATCACGCCTGGACAATGTCAGCATGGACTCCCTGCTCCAGAAGCTGCTTCAGAGCATTAACGTGCCTGTAACCATGAGGCAATAAGATGAGGGCCTTACTTACGCGGGCTGCCGCTGCGGTTCAGCTGAGGAAGTTCATGGGGGTTCTGGCGATTTGGGTCATCACACTCTTCTACGTGCTGTTTCAGGGCGGCAAAACCTCGTTCATGCTGTTCATCATGGTCTCTGTGCTCATTCTGTATCTGTTCATTGGCGGTCTTGAAGGGGTCCGGCGGGCCAGAGGCTCACGCAGCTTCTACTCGGAACAGGACAAGCCGGATCTCCTTTACGCCGGGGGGTATCTAAAAGTGAAGCTGGACGTGACGATTCCGGG
This genomic interval from Paenibacillus sp. FSL H8-0332 contains the following:
- a CDS encoding MoxR family ATPase, with product MPVRQESTQIMNAVRTNLESCILGKSFEIELLLTALLAGGHVLIEDVPGTGKTQLIRALSRSMSGEYRRIQCNPDILPSDITGVSVYHPRDEMFHFRPGPVMTNILLADEINRATTKTQSALLEVMEERNVTVDGETYPLPHPFMLCATQNPIDFEGTYTLPEAQLDRFMLRISLGYPDADTEKNLLLTHQQGQPVDRLSPVTSMETIAAIQEEIRDVFISEPVLNYLLDVVRQTRVHPLVLLGASPRASLSFMMACKAYAFLQERDYVLPDDVKTLTPYALGHRILLRPESRLDNVSMDSLLQKLLQSINVPVTMRQ